The following proteins are co-located in the Thermodesulfobacteriota bacterium genome:
- a CDS encoding DnaJ domain-containing protein codes for MSRRALVIGSDRDYCYVIKEFLELRELYTTVVLNYKDGLDRLFYEKPDLAVLELIDQELSPALLTSLKSSNDFETFDFAAGGAPAPGRRPILIFDDKNRLTSLFDFIKQNYSEKTPKKEPANTESEGSMGSTFFPCILADIYEKKKTGILSIKSNSNLDVYFTGGVPTFAEGGDVETAIGRILLDRGKIDRESYEKAIDISASTDRKFGEILFGMGITSPHELNSYLELQIEEKILRGFYYLQGRYEFKEGANSPGEAVSYQLSLPRLVYEGIKRYVDVEDLVGRNPLVEVKPRLKSEVGSLGLKPKELRFVQLLKPRAHLREVLESSRLEKDETLKLLYFLSLFRLLSIPGLAVDRVGRASIEKRLSEMEPERDAAMADIAAEEASHAAGTEEAADVTLETPPGTAEEEMEEKVWEIETDDPPEDAGDTDDFAPGLEDRPPGPGESDLPTGDNWEELSLDTELDSGMEPGLSLEETSETNEAPEPGEEDPLSGIKDLLLDLPDDDEKPSGEASGGWKPFQNDESPMPWEVENEEVPIESISMESEGEETGEVFEIETGPSASETEPGPTPGEALETSEPPDTSEATEAGEERKEEKVWEIDFSSFDEPEESAAGEEPGSGEAGFESAFYLEEDETGTAPTEPGAKDAAPSGEAGGAGARDPFHSSVEPGTAEPEPELVLDFDRDAAREENEEAEEKPADEPFEHNWGIPEKGAGDVFTERVNSFYEGLDSKDHYEILGIEKGSKGEEIRDAYYKLVKNYHPDVHPGADHDTRLKAEEIFTRITSAYETLSQSDKREEYDSQEELADLKNQAKYIYEAEMAFKKGITLLIQRDYAEAEKNIREAVSMNPEEAAYVGAHGWTRYLAAENKSNVLGESIKELEKAIRMNGKIPENHYYLGSIYKHQNDLKNAEKCFQKAIEIEPDYIEAKRELRLINTRKSSARNEKKPEKKFWSSLFKR; via the coding sequence TTGTCTAGGAGAGCTCTTGTCATCGGTTCCGACAGGGATTACTGCTACGTAATCAAGGAATTCCTGGAGTTAAGAGAGTTATATACCACCGTGGTCCTGAACTACAAGGACGGCCTCGACAGGCTGTTCTACGAGAAGCCCGACCTCGCGGTTCTGGAGCTCATAGACCAGGAGCTGAGCCCGGCTCTTCTCACGTCCCTCAAGTCCTCGAACGATTTCGAGACGTTCGATTTCGCGGCCGGCGGCGCTCCCGCACCGGGGCGAAGGCCCATCCTGATATTCGACGACAAGAACCGCCTGACATCCCTCTTCGACTTCATCAAGCAGAACTATTCAGAGAAGACCCCCAAGAAAGAGCCCGCGAACACCGAGAGCGAAGGCAGCATGGGGTCTACCTTCTTCCCCTGCATCCTCGCCGACATATACGAGAAGAAAAAGACGGGGATACTTTCGATAAAGTCGAACTCCAATCTCGACGTCTACTTCACGGGCGGCGTTCCGACGTTCGCCGAGGGCGGCGACGTCGAAACCGCCATAGGGCGCATACTCCTCGACAGGGGTAAGATCGACCGCGAGAGCTACGAAAAGGCGATAGACATTTCCGCAAGCACCGACCGGAAATTCGGGGAGATACTCTTCGGCATGGGCATCACATCCCCCCACGAGCTCAACAGCTACCTCGAGCTCCAGATAGAAGAGAAAATACTCCGGGGGTTTTATTACCTCCAGGGCAGGTACGAATTCAAAGAGGGCGCGAATTCGCCCGGCGAGGCCGTATCGTATCAGCTGAGTCTCCCCCGGCTCGTATACGAAGGGATAAAAAGATACGTCGACGTCGAGGACCTCGTGGGCAGAAACCCCCTCGTCGAGGTCAAGCCCAGGCTTAAATCGGAAGTCGGCAGCCTCGGGCTCAAGCCCAAAGAGCTCAGATTCGTACAGCTTTTAAAACCGAGGGCGCATTTAAGGGAAGTGCTCGAATCCTCGCGCCTCGAAAAGGACGAGACGCTTAAGCTCCTCTACTTCCTATCGCTTTTCAGGCTCCTCTCCATACCGGGCCTGGCAGTGGACAGGGTAGGACGGGCTTCGATCGAAAAGAGGCTCAGCGAAATGGAGCCCGAAAGGGACGCCGCCATGGCGGACATCGCCGCCGAAGAGGCTTCACACGCGGCCGGGACGGAAGAAGCGGCGGACGTCACGCTGGAGACTCCCCCCGGCACGGCCGAAGAGGAGATGGAGGAAAAGGTCTGGGAGATCGAAACGGACGATCCGCCCGAAGACGCCGGAGATACGGACGACTTCGCCCCCGGCCTCGAGGACAGACCGCCCGGACCCGGCGAAAGCGATCTGCCGACCGGGGACAATTGGGAGGAGCTGTCCCTCGATACGGAGCTCGATTCCGGAATGGAGCCCGGGCTCTCGCTCGAAGAGACATCCGAAACGAACGAAGCCCCGGAACCCGGGGAAGAAGACCCTCTCTCCGGTATAAAAGACCTCCTTCTCGACCTGCCGGACGACGACGAAAAGCCCTCCGGGGAAGCTTCCGGCGGCTGGAAGCCCTTTCAGAACGACGAGTCGCCGATGCCGTGGGAGGTGGAGAACGAAGAGGTTCCCATAGAATCGATATCGATGGAGTCCGAGGGCGAAGAGACGGGAGAGGTCTTCGAAATCGAAACCGGCCCCTCGGCCAGCGAAACGGAGCCGGGGCCAACGCCCGGCGAGGCCCTTGAAACGAGTGAGCCTCCGGATACGAGCGAGGCCACGGAGGCCGGGGAAGAGCGGAAAGAAGAGAAGGTATGGGAGATCGATTTCAGCTCTTTCGACGAGCCGGAAGAGAGCGCCGCGGGAGAAGAGCCAGGCTCCGGCGAGGCGGGCTTCGAGAGCGCCTTCTACCTCGAAGAAGACGAGACCGGGACGGCCCCCACGGAGCCCGGGGCGAAAGACGCCGCCCCGTCCGGCGAGGCCGGGGGCGCCGGCGCCCGGGACCCGTTCCATTCCTCCGTCGAGCCCGGCACCGCCGAGCCCGAGCCCGAGCTCGTCCTCGACTTCGACAGGGACGCCGCGCGCGAGGAGAACGAGGAAGCCGAAGAAAAACCGGCCGACGAGCCGTTCGAGCACAACTGGGGCATCCCCGAAAAGGGCGCGGGCGACGTTTTCACCGAGCGCGTCAACAGCTTTTACGAAGGGCTCGATTCGAAGGACCATTACGAGATACTGGGCATAGAAAAAGGCTCCAAGGGCGAGGAGATACGCGACGCTTACTACAAGCTCGTAAAGAACTATCATCCCGACGTCCACCCGGGCGCCGACCACGATACGAGGCTAAAGGCCGAAGAGATATTCACGCGCATCACGTCGGCCTACGAAACCCTCTCCCAGAGCGACAAGAGGGAGGAATACGACTCGCAGGAAGAGCTCGCCGACCTCAAGAACCAGGCCAAGTACATATACGAGGCCGAAATGGCGTTTAAAAAGGGCATAACGCTCCTCATACAGCGCGACTACGCCGAGGCGGAAAAGAATATACGCGAGGCCGTCAGTATGAATCCCGAGGAGGCGGCCTACGTGGGCGCCCACGGGTGGACGAGGTATCTCGCCGCCGAAAACAAGTCGAACGTGCTCGGGGAATCGATAAAAGAGCTCGAAAAGGCGATCAGGATGAACGGGAAGATACCGGAGAACCACTACTATCTCGGGTCCATCTACAAACACCAGAACGACCTCAAGAACGCCGAAAAATGCTTTCAGAAGGCCATAGAGATCGAGCCCGATTACATCGAGGCCAAAAGAGAGCTCAGGCTCATAAACACCCGCAAATCCAGCGCGAGGAACGAAAAAAAGCCCGAAAAGAAGTTCTGGTCGAGCCTCTTCAAGAGGTAG
- a CDS encoding SurA N-terminal domain-containing protein: protein MSLDIIRSKNAWFVRGVLILLAVIMVLGLGFMSDDFAGMMSTPVNVAAEVNGEEISAADFAIMRDIIKSQISPDADLTPDQMLQLNAIALNQLINTKLLAQKAKELGLRVTDEELVESITSNPAFQIDGKFVGGEMFANFIRQTRNQSVEDFEATYREEMLADKMSGIIQNTAVVTDENLLSAYTMENEKVNIAYIQLSAEDFASEENPAEDEVKSYYEKNRAKFVMPETRKIRYVKLTPEAFESSIKITDEEIKSYYDAYSDEFQTEDGEVRPLEEVRGDIEARLKAGRAEAARQRLSGETGSASAKSVDAVAAEYSAGPVLEAGPFRQARVIDDIPPVITRRAFETESGQTFLTPVGSTVWAVEVTEVTPKREQTFEEAKEKAALALKEEKAASVASEKAAAIVKELNAAGRANLQAEAKKLGLEIKETGYFSRRDNVPGIGSAELRAEAFRIDPKLAVSNRVYTSGENFYIVSFKDKQGVSMDDFQQKKEEIRTHQLDRQRAEIMQNWLQDMRRRAEIIPNAQLFPAQG, encoded by the coding sequence ATGAGTCTTGATATAATAAGGAGTAAAAACGCCTGGTTCGTAAGGGGCGTTCTGATTTTACTTGCAGTGATAATGGTGCTCGGACTGGGGTTCATGTCCGACGATTTCGCCGGGATGATGTCTACGCCCGTAAACGTGGCGGCCGAGGTCAACGGCGAGGAAATAAGCGCGGCGGATTTCGCCATCATGCGCGACATAATAAAGTCCCAGATCAGCCCGGACGCCGACCTCACGCCCGACCAGATGCTCCAGTTAAACGCCATAGCCCTTAACCAGCTCATAAATACGAAGCTCCTCGCCCAGAAGGCAAAAGAGCTCGGGCTCAGGGTAACGGACGAAGAGCTGGTCGAGTCCATAACCTCGAACCCGGCCTTCCAGATAGACGGCAAGTTCGTGGGCGGCGAGATGTTCGCGAATTTCATACGGCAAACCCGGAACCAGTCGGTCGAGGACTTCGAGGCGACATACAGGGAAGAGATGCTCGCCGATAAAATGTCCGGGATAATACAGAACACGGCCGTCGTCACGGACGAGAATCTTCTGAGCGCCTACACCATGGAGAACGAGAAGGTAAACATCGCGTACATACAGCTCTCGGCGGAAGATTTCGCAAGCGAAGAGAACCCGGCCGAAGACGAGGTAAAAAGCTATTACGAAAAGAACAGGGCGAAATTCGTAATGCCCGAAACGAGAAAGATACGGTACGTAAAGCTCACCCCCGAAGCCTTCGAATCCAGCATAAAAATCACCGACGAGGAAATCAAGTCTTACTACGACGCCTATTCGGACGAGTTCCAGACCGAAGACGGCGAGGTCCGCCCGCTGGAAGAGGTCAGGGGCGACATAGAGGCCAGGCTCAAGGCCGGGCGCGCCGAGGCGGCGAGGCAGCGGCTTTCCGGCGAGACGGGGAGCGCCTCGGCGAAATCGGTAGACGCCGTAGCGGCCGAATACTCCGCCGGGCCCGTGCTCGAAGCGGGGCCGTTCAGGCAGGCAAGGGTTATCGACGACATCCCTCCCGTAATCACGCGGAGGGCCTTCGAAACCGAATCCGGGCAGACGTTCCTCACCCCCGTCGGGAGCACGGTCTGGGCCGTCGAGGTAACGGAGGTAACTCCAAAGCGCGAGCAGACGTTCGAAGAAGCGAAAGAAAAAGCGGCCCTCGCGTTAAAAGAGGAGAAGGCAGCCTCCGTTGCGTCCGAAAAAGCCGCCGCGATAGTCAAGGAGCTGAACGCGGCAGGCAGGGCGAACCTCCAGGCCGAGGCGAAAAAGCTCGGGCTCGAGATAAAGGAAACGGGCTACTTCTCCCGGAGGGATAACGTCCCCGGGATAGGCTCGGCCGAGCTCAGGGCCGAAGCCTTCCGGATAGACCCGAAGCTCGCGGTGTCGAACAGGGTCTATACTAGCGGCGAGAATTTCTACATAGTCTCGTTTAAAGATAAACAGGGCGTTTCGATGGACGATTTTCAGCAGAAGAAAGAGGAAATAAGGACGCATCAGCTCGACCGCCAGCGCGCCGAGATCATGCAGAACTGGCTTCAGGACATGAGGCGGAGGGCCGAAATAATACCGAACGCCCAGTTATTCCCCGCACAGGGATAA
- the cofD gene encoding 2-phospho-L-lactate transferase, which yields MITALGGGVGAAKFLEGLSAVIGSEPLNAVVNTGDDVTIHGLRVSPDVDTVIYRLSGRVDRQRGWGLKEDTFRCLSALSRLGGETWFNIGDSDFATHIFRTHLRACGVTATETALRIAAAFGLPGNINVLPMTDDDVETWIETPEGEMHFQEYLVKKKMKPEVLGVTLKNIESAAPTPAVLDAIRGARGVVICPSNPIISIGPILALGGVRDAIRQSGAKKIAISPLVGDAPLKGPADRLMKGLGLRVSSVQVAELYGDFLDVMIIDTRDAHEADEIKSLGIEPLVTDILMPVPERAAALANTVTSLL from the coding sequence ATGATAACTGCTCTCGGAGGCGGGGTCGGGGCCGCGAAATTCCTTGAAGGCCTTTCCGCCGTAATCGGCAGTGAACCCCTTAACGCAGTCGTAAACACGGGGGACGACGTTACGATCCACGGTTTAAGGGTCTCTCCGGACGTCGATACCGTCATATACAGGCTCTCGGGCCGCGTGGACAGGCAGAGGGGCTGGGGCCTGAAAGAGGACACGTTCAGGTGCCTTTCGGCCCTTTCGAGGCTCGGAGGGGAGACATGGTTCAATATCGGGGATTCGGACTTCGCGACCCACATTTTCAGGACGCACCTGCGTGCGTGCGGGGTTACGGCCACGGAGACGGCGTTGAGGATAGCCGCCGCTTTCGGTCTGCCCGGCAACATAAACGTCCTCCCGATGACCGACGACGACGTCGAGACGTGGATAGAGACGCCCGAGGGGGAGATGCACTTTCAGGAATATCTCGTAAAGAAGAAGATGAAGCCCGAGGTCCTGGGCGTAACCCTCAAAAATATAGAGAGCGCCGCGCCCACGCCCGCGGTCCTGGACGCCATCCGGGGGGCGAGGGGGGTAGTGATCTGCCCGAGTAATCCCATAATCAGCATCGGGCCGATTCTCGCCCTGGGGGGCGTAAGGGACGCCATAAGGCAGTCCGGGGCCAAAAAGATAGCCATAAGCCCCCTCGTCGGCGACGCGCCCCTGAAAGGTCCCGCCGACAGGCTCATGAAGGGGCTCGGGCTAAGGGTGAGCTCCGTCCAGGTGGCCGAGCTATACGGGGACTTCCTCGACGTCATGATCATCGATACACGGGACGCCCACGAGGCGGACGAGATAAAAAGCCTCGGAATCGAGCCCCTGGTAACCGACATACTTATGCCCGTCCCCGAAAGGGCGGCGGCGCTGGCCAATACCGTGACAAGCCTCCTTTGA
- the cofG gene encoding 7,8-didemethyl-8-hydroxy-5-deazariboflavin synthase CofG has product MKNMEALIPSGDNTPFPDRLRGITDMLGAGAAATVKTGGIIEKVLSGEAINREDALTIAGLGNDELPYILLAASEIRDRGKGRVLTFSRNVFVPLTQLCRNHCGYCTFKYEPGEGALFLTPEEVLDMASKGAQLGCTELLFVTGDKPELKYKEYRDALGAMGYGTTAEYLVDMGAASLAYGIFPHTNLGLATHDELLGFKKSNPSMGLMLENISMRLLKKGEAHHRCPDKVPKQRMKTMETAGELGIPWTTGILVGIGETWEERIDSLFAIKDLNDAYGHIQELIIQNFCPKQGIIMEKYPPPDFVDMLKIVSITRLVFGKDMNVQIPPNLNPGTYQLFLYSGVNDLGGVSPITIDYVNPEAPWPKLESMRELSEEAGFTLRERLPVYPEFISEKYIDGPLLEKVRAAVDETGYVPLEETDPDGSN; this is encoded by the coding sequence ATGAAGAACATGGAAGCTCTCATACCTTCGGGGGATAATACTCCCTTTCCCGACCGTTTGCGCGGTATTACGGACATGCTCGGTGCCGGGGCCGCGGCGACGGTAAAAACGGGCGGCATAATAGAGAAGGTCCTTTCCGGCGAGGCGATAAACAGGGAGGACGCCCTTACTATCGCCGGGCTGGGGAACGACGAGCTTCCCTATATACTCCTGGCCGCGTCCGAGATAAGGGACAGGGGTAAGGGAAGAGTGCTCACGTTCTCACGGAACGTTTTCGTCCCGCTGACGCAGCTCTGCAGGAACCACTGCGGATACTGCACCTTTAAATACGAGCCCGGGGAGGGGGCTCTCTTCCTGACGCCGGAAGAGGTTCTCGATATGGCGTCGAAGGGGGCGCAGCTCGGCTGCACGGAGCTCCTCTTCGTCACGGGGGACAAGCCCGAGCTCAAATATAAAGAATACAGGGACGCCCTCGGCGCTATGGGCTACGGAACCACCGCCGAATACCTCGTAGACATGGGCGCGGCGTCGCTCGCCTACGGGATTTTCCCGCACACGAACCTCGGGCTCGCGACGCACGACGAGCTCCTCGGCTTTAAGAAATCGAACCCCAGCATGGGGCTCATGCTCGAAAACATCAGCATGCGCCTCCTCAAAAAGGGCGAAGCGCATCACAGGTGCCCGGACAAGGTTCCGAAGCAGCGCATGAAGACTATGGAAACGGCGGGCGAGCTCGGCATCCCGTGGACGACGGGGATTCTCGTCGGCATCGGCGAGACGTGGGAAGAGAGGATCGATTCCCTCTTCGCTATAAAGGACCTCAACGACGCCTACGGGCACATACAGGAATTAATCATACAGAACTTCTGCCCGAAGCAGGGGATAATCATGGAAAAGTACCCGCCCCCCGATTTCGTGGACATGCTGAAGATAGTGTCGATAACGAGGCTCGTCTTCGGAAAGGACATGAACGTACAGATTCCGCCCAATTTGAACCCGGGGACTTACCAGCTCTTTTTATATTCCGGCGTAAACGACCTGGGCGGCGTTTCGCCGATAACCATAGACTACGTGAATCCGGAGGCCCCGTGGCCGAAGCTCGAAAGCATGAGAGAGCTTTCGGAAGAGGCGGGCTTTACGCTCAGGGAAAGGCTCCCTGTATACCCGGAATTTATTAGCGAGAAATACATCGACGGCCCGCTTCTGGAAAAGGTGAGGGCGGCGGTCGATGAGACCGGCTACGTGCCGCTTGAGGAGACAGACCCCGATGGATCGAATTGA
- the cofH gene encoding 5-amino-6-(D-ribitylamino)uracil--L-tyrosine 4-hydroxyphenyl transferase CofH, whose amino-acid sequence MDRIEDAISYIQDTRGLGLDGVLGRVNGATGKILDKALSGEEISVEESIHLFAITDPDELTALAVTADAIRKEDVGDVVTYVVNRNINFTNICNTYCGFCNFMAPEGDERAYFLSMDEIADRVKEAWDIGATEVCMQGGMHPDIDGNFYVELIKAVKKAVPEMHTHAFSPFEIFYGAQTLGISEEDFIVKLKDVGHNTFPGTAAEILVEEVRKIIAPRKMPTEAWIRIVKKAHKAGMRTTSTIMYGHVDKPHHWAEHIGILRDIQKETGGFTEFVPLRFIPWNTRLFKHSKGKVQEGPGDVNQLKMYGVSRLMLRGWINNIQVSWVKQGPEFAQFSLTAGANDFGGTLMEEQISRSAGASYGQYFPPEEFRRLTREIGRIPAERTTTYGIRRMFDKDGVN is encoded by the coding sequence ATGGATCGAATTGAAGACGCCATATCATACATACAGGACACGAGAGGCCTCGGGCTGGACGGCGTTCTCGGCAGGGTGAACGGCGCCACGGGAAAGATTCTGGACAAGGCGCTCTCGGGGGAGGAGATTTCGGTCGAGGAATCCATCCACCTCTTCGCCATAACCGACCCCGACGAGCTTACGGCCCTGGCCGTAACGGCCGACGCCATACGGAAAGAGGATGTGGGCGACGTGGTCACCTACGTCGTAAACAGGAATATTAACTTTACGAACATATGCAACACGTACTGCGGCTTTTGTAACTTCATGGCGCCGGAGGGGGACGAGAGGGCGTATTTCCTCTCCATGGACGAGATAGCGGACAGGGTGAAGGAGGCCTGGGACATAGGGGCGACGGAAGTCTGCATGCAGGGGGGGATGCACCCCGACATCGACGGGAATTTTTACGTCGAGCTCATAAAGGCCGTGAAAAAAGCCGTCCCCGAGATGCACACCCACGCCTTTTCGCCGTTCGAGATATTCTACGGCGCGCAGACGCTCGGCATTTCCGAAGAAGATTTCATAGTGAAGTTAAAAGACGTCGGCCACAACACCTTCCCGGGGACGGCGGCCGAGATACTCGTCGAGGAAGTGAGGAAGATAATCGCTCCTCGGAAGATGCCGACCGAGGCGTGGATAAGGATCGTCAAGAAGGCGCACAAGGCGGGCATGCGGACGACGTCCACGATAATGTACGGACACGTCGACAAGCCCCACCACTGGGCCGAGCACATCGGCATACTGAGAGACATCCAGAAAGAGACGGGCGGGTTCACGGAATTCGTCCCGCTCCGGTTCATCCCCTGGAACACGAGGCTCTTCAAGCACTCGAAGGGCAAGGTGCAGGAAGGGCCGGGCGACGTTAACCAGCTCAAGATGTACGGCGTTTCGCGACTCATGCTCCGCGGGTGGATAAACAACATACAGGTCTCGTGGGTGAAGCAGGGGCCCGAGTTCGCGCAGTTCTCGCTGACGGCGGGGGCCAACGACTTCGGAGGCACGCTGATGGAGGAGCAGATTTCGCGCTCCGCCGGCGCCAGCTACGGGCAGTATTTCCCGCCCGAAGAGTTCAGGCGTCTCACGAGGGAGATAGGCCGAATCCCCGCCGAAAGGACCACCACGTACGGCATTCGCCGGATGTTCGATAAGGACGGGGTGAATTAA
- a CDS encoding site-specific DNA-methyltransferase gives MLDPFFTSKNIRLYLGDVLDTLRRLPDGCIDLIFADPPYNLSNNGFTCHAGRRVSVNKGSWDKSNGVEEDYKFHYKWIEECRRVLKPDGSLWISGTYHSIYACGFALQTQGWHMINDISWYKPNAAPNLACRMFTASHETLLWVRKSKSAKHFFNYDVAKNYNWNGDSLKKPGKQMRSVWAINTPKNGEKKYGKHPTQKPEALLERIILTCSSENDIILDPFCGSATTGVVALRHNRKFVGIDMDRAYLDTYAVPRLKDVIEKNSLLTYNEKKHNAKAARDEKADYGILP, from the coding sequence ATCTTGGATCCTTTCTTTACTAGCAAAAATATCAGGCTTTACCTTGGCGATGTTTTAGACACGTTGCGTCGACTGCCCGATGGTTGTATCGATCTGATATTTGCGGACCCGCCGTACAATCTTTCCAACAACGGATTTACATGCCACGCCGGACGCAGAGTGAGTGTCAATAAAGGCTCATGGGATAAGAGTAACGGCGTAGAAGAGGATTATAAGTTTCATTATAAGTGGATCGAAGAGTGCCGAAGGGTGCTGAAGCCCGATGGCTCACTCTGGATATCGGGGACTTACCATTCGATCTATGCCTGCGGATTCGCCCTTCAGACTCAAGGATGGCATATGATTAACGATATTAGCTGGTACAAGCCAAATGCCGCGCCCAATCTCGCTTGCAGGATGTTTACTGCCAGTCACGAAACGCTGTTGTGGGTTAGGAAGAGCAAAAGCGCGAAACACTTTTTTAATTACGACGTTGCCAAGAACTATAATTGGAATGGAGATTCTTTGAAAAAGCCTGGGAAGCAGATGAGAAGCGTATGGGCTATTAACACACCAAAGAATGGTGAAAAAAAGTATGGGAAGCACCCTACGCAAAAACCGGAAGCTTTGCTGGAACGTATTATCCTCACTTGTAGCAGCGAAAATGACATCATACTCGATCCGTTTTGTGGGAGCGCAACGACAGGTGTAGTTGCATTGAGACATAATAGAAAATTCGTCGGTATTGATATGGATAGGGCATATCTGGATACGTATGCTGTTCCTAGGCTTAAGGATGTCATTGAGAAGAACTCTTTGCTTACATATAACGAAAAAAAGCACAACGCAAAAGCGGCAAGAGATGAAAAAGCGGACTACGGAATCTTGCCGTAA
- a CDS encoding MutH/Sau3AI family endonuclease yields MERIEAIRKLNELVGKNLHELAQLYGVTVYKNDKVNKGWAGHVFERHLQIPLNSAQSPNFGSWELKCIPLKLKRNGLLTFKETMAITMIDPVNVAQKEFHESHLLAKLQKAVVVARTVGASVSEPTYIHSVVEFDLDGELYEAVKKDYDLVREMILDPSKGFSALSGKMGYFIQPRTKGPGHGSISRAFYARPRFLAEFIKL; encoded by the coding sequence ATGGAAAGAATTGAAGCAATAAGAAAACTGAATGAGCTTGTGGGAAAGAATTTACACGAGCTCGCGCAACTCTACGGTGTCACCGTATACAAAAACGACAAGGTGAATAAGGGCTGGGCTGGCCACGTTTTTGAGAGACATCTTCAGATCCCTTTGAATTCAGCACAATCTCCCAATTTCGGGTCTTGGGAGTTGAAATGTATTCCTCTGAAGCTCAAACGGAACGGCTTGCTGACTTTCAAAGAAACCATGGCAATTACTATGATAGATCCTGTTAATGTTGCGCAGAAGGAATTTCATGAAAGCCATCTTCTGGCAAAATTGCAAAAAGCAGTCGTTGTTGCGAGAACGGTTGGGGCTTCAGTGAGTGAGCCCACATATATACATTCAGTAGTGGAGTTTGATCTGGATGGTGAGCTGTACGAAGCGGTGAAAAAGGACTACGATTTGGTTAGAGAAATGATCTTGGATCCGTCTAAGGGGTTCAGTGCTCTATCAGGAAAGATGGGTTATTTTATACAACCCCGTACAAAAGGGCCCGGCCACGGTTCCATTTCGAGAGCGTTTTATGCACGGCCGAGGTTCCTTGCAGAATTCATAAAGTTGTAA
- the rimO gene encoding 30S ribosomal protein S12 methylthiotransferase RimO has product MKISIVSLGCSKNLVDSEIMSGALTRSGHEISPEDKADVIIVNTCGFIGDAKKESIDTILDLSERKVSGSCRKLIVTGCLVERYAEVLKHELPEVDAFWGTGNLLKIGEVLEDRRPGTIHKNPPGTIYDPDTPRVMLTPKHYAYVKVSEGCSRTCSFCIIPKMRGVMKSRPVASIVGEAESLVRQGVREINLIAQDMTSYGRDIGTNLETMLRELATVDGLGWIRIHYCYPWGITDSLVELIAKEEKILPYIDMPLQHISERMLKAMDRKTPPARIREILKKLRDGIDGVVLRTTFIVGFPGETDDEFEELLEFVEETGFDRAGAFKYSQEEGTPAGVMEDQVPEEVKEERYERLLEAQSEVSLRKNLSLVGTVHEGFIEGEENGDYIARIPSQAPEVDGYTYVKKTGELKLKTGDLVNIKITDADVYDLRGVIL; this is encoded by the coding sequence ATGAAGATATCCATAGTGAGCCTCGGCTGCTCGAAGAACCTCGTCGACAGCGAGATCATGAGCGGAGCTTTAACAAGGTCCGGCCACGAGATCTCGCCCGAAGACAAAGCCGACGTAATAATTGTAAACACCTGCGGCTTTATAGGAGACGCGAAGAAGGAGTCCATCGACACGATCCTCGATCTCTCCGAAAGGAAGGTCAGCGGGAGCTGCCGGAAGCTCATCGTCACGGGATGCCTCGTCGAGAGATACGCCGAGGTGCTGAAGCACGAGCTGCCCGAGGTAGACGCATTCTGGGGGACGGGGAACCTCCTCAAGATAGGTGAGGTCCTCGAAGACAGGCGGCCGGGGACGATACACAAAAATCCGCCGGGGACGATATACGACCCCGACACGCCGCGTGTCATGCTCACGCCGAAGCACTACGCCTACGTGAAAGTCTCCGAAGGCTGCTCGCGTACGTGCTCCTTCTGCATCATCCCGAAGATGCGCGGCGTCATGAAGAGCAGGCCCGTCGCCTCCATAGTCGGCGAGGCCGAGAGCCTCGTCAGGCAGGGCGTACGGGAGATAAACCTCATCGCGCAGGACATGACTAGCTACGGGCGCGACATCGGGACGAACCTCGAAACGATGCTCCGCGAGCTGGCCACGGTGGACGGCCTCGGGTGGATAAGGATTCACTACTGCTACCCGTGGGGAATAACAGACTCCCTCGTCGAGCTCATAGCAAAGGAGGAGAAGATCCTCCCCTACATCGACATGCCGCTCCAGCACATAAGCGAGCGCATGCTGAAGGCAATGGACAGGAAGACCCCGCCCGCCCGCATAAGGGAGATACTGAAGAAGCTCCGGGACGGGATTGACGGCGTCGTCCTCCGGACGACGTTCATAGTCGGCTTTCCCGGAGAGACGGACGACGAATTCGAGGAGCTCCTGGAATTCGTAGAAGAGACGGGGTTCGACAGGGCAGGCGCGTTCAAGTACTCGCAGGAAGAGGGAACCCCGGCGGGTGTCATGGAAGACCAGGTGCCCGAAGAGGTCAAGGAAGAAAGGTACGAGCGGCTTTTAGAAGCGCAGTCCGAGGTGTCGCTGAGGAAGAACCTCTCCCTCGTAGGAACCGTCCACGAAGGGTTCATCGAAGGCGAGGAAAACGGCGATTATATAGCCAGGATTCCCTCGCAGGCCCCCGAAGTTGACGGGTACACGTACGTGAAGAAAACCGGAGAGCTGAAATTAAAGACCGGCGACCTCGTGAATATAAAAATCACCGACGCCGACGTTTACGACCTCAGGGGAGTAATACTTTAG